The Myxococcota bacterium genome has a segment encoding these proteins:
- the rlmN gene encoding 23S rRNA (adenine(2503)-C(2))-methyltransferase RlmN: MAGLPNLKSLAPAALRACLRDEGEAAFRAEQLLEWLYAKGVEDPRAMSNLPAALRERLAAGYATRALETEAVQLSRDGTRKLALRAADGAVIETVVIPEARRTTLCVSTQVGCSLACSFCATGALGLARNLTTAEIVDQVCRAREAAGDDAPITNVVFMGMGEPLLNLANVRSAIELLVHPKAFAMAPRRITVSTAGLVPRIHDLLAIAPIHLAVSLHATTDEVRDELVPLNRRFPLDALLGALREEPLVNRRRPVFFEYTLMAGVNDSIADARRLPKLLRGIPAKVNVIPMNPHADAPYGPPADEVVDRFTAEVHAGGLRVTLRRDRGRDIDAACGQLAARGRGGASPARAAAG, from the coding sequence TGCGCGCCTGTCTGCGCGACGAGGGAGAGGCGGCCTTCCGCGCCGAGCAGCTGCTCGAGTGGCTCTACGCGAAGGGCGTCGAGGACCCGCGCGCGATGTCGAACCTGCCGGCCGCGCTGCGCGAGCGGCTCGCCGCCGGCTATGCGACGCGCGCGCTCGAGACCGAGGCGGTGCAGCTCTCGCGCGACGGCACGCGCAAGCTCGCGCTGCGCGCGGCCGACGGCGCGGTGATCGAGACGGTCGTGATCCCGGAGGCGCGGCGCACGACGCTCTGCGTGTCGACGCAGGTCGGCTGCTCGCTCGCGTGCTCGTTCTGCGCGACGGGCGCGCTCGGCCTGGCGCGCAACCTCACGACGGCCGAGATCGTCGACCAGGTCTGTCGCGCGCGCGAGGCGGCCGGCGACGACGCGCCGATCACGAACGTCGTGTTCATGGGCATGGGCGAGCCGTTGCTCAACCTCGCGAACGTGCGGAGCGCGATCGAGCTGCTCGTGCACCCGAAGGCCTTCGCGATGGCGCCGCGCCGCATCACGGTCTCGACCGCCGGGCTCGTGCCGCGCATCCACGACCTGCTCGCGATCGCGCCCATCCACCTCGCGGTGTCGCTGCACGCGACGACCGACGAGGTGCGCGACGAGCTCGTCCCGCTCAACCGCCGCTTCCCGCTCGACGCGCTGCTCGGCGCGCTGCGCGAGGAGCCGCTCGTGAACCGGCGCCGGCCCGTCTTCTTCGAGTACACGCTGATGGCGGGCGTGAACGACTCGATCGCCGACGCGCGCCGGCTGCCGAAGCTGCTCCGGGGAATCCCCGCGAAGGTGAACGTGATTCCGATGAACCCGCACGCCGACGCGCCGTACGGGCCGCCGGCGGACGAGGTCGTCGATCGCTTCACCGCCGAGGTGCACGCCGGCGGATTGCGAGTCACGCTGCGCCGCGACCGAGGCCGGGACATCGACGCCGCGTGCGGGCAGCTCGCCGCGCGCGGGCGCGGCGGCGCATCGCCGGCGCGGGCGGCGGCGGGCTAG